One window of the Saccopteryx bilineata isolate mSacBil1 chromosome 2, mSacBil1_pri_phased_curated, whole genome shotgun sequence genome contains the following:
- the PRRT1B gene encoding proline rich transmembrane protein 1B isoform X1, translated as MDAGAHTKGGTDPVAPEDARGPELPQLPRRPQPLDEDGGPREEAAADGGSTPAPEEPLADSEAEASAATPAQAQAAGGARLGPKVAAGGVPNIGFVAEPPPYAPPDPKAVHLLYPPFPQGPVLFQPGPSPQALYPPPATPLYPAPTPQQLFAPFPVYNSAMAGMPAPAMVEHRPLPKDYMMESVLVTLFCCLLTGLIAIVYSHETRAALSRGDLAQAEEASRKARSLVLFSLLFGVFVSTSWVIYVLVALYLP; from the exons ATGGACGCAG GAGCACACACGAAAGGGGGCACCGACCCCGTGGCCCCTGAGGACGCCCGAGGCCCCGAGCTCCCGCAGCTCCCGCGCCGCCCGCAGCCCCTGGATGAGGACGGAGGCCCCCGTGAGGAAGCGGCTGCCGACGGGGGCAGCACCCCCGCCCCGGAGGAGCCCCTGGCCGACTCCGAGGCCGAAGCCTCGGCGGCTACCCCAGCCCAAGCTCAGGCTGCGGGCGGTGCCAGGCTGGGGCCCAAGGTGGCGGCGGGCGGCGTCCCCAACATCGGCTTCGTGGCTGAGCCCCCGCCCTATGCGCCGCCGGACCCCAAGGCTGTGCACCTGCTGTACCCACCCTTCCCCCAGGGGCCGGTCCTGTTCCAGCCGGGGCCCTCGCCCCAGGCCCTCTACCCGCCGCCAGCCACGCCCCTCTACCCTGCGCCCACCCCGCAGCAGCTGTTCGCACCGTTTCCAGTG TACAACAGCGCCATGGCCGGCATGCCTGCGCCCGCCATGGTGGAGCACCGGCCCCTGCCCAAGGACTACATGATGGAGTCGGTGCTGGTGACCCTGTTCTGCTGCCTGCTCACTGGGCTCATCGCCATCGTGTACTCCCACGAG ACCCGTGCGGCCCTGAGCCGAGGAGACCTAGCCCAGGCCGAGGAGGCCTCTCGCAAGGCCCGCTCCCTCGTGCTGTTCAGCCTGCTCTTCGGGGTGTTCGTGTCCACCAGCTGGGTCATCTACGTGCTGGTAGCTCTCTACCTCCCTTGA
- the PRRT1B gene encoding proline rich transmembrane protein 1B isoform X2: MDAGAHTKGGTDPVAPEDARGPELPQLPRRPQPLDEDGGPREEAAADGGSTPAPEEPLADSEAEASAATPAQAQAAGGARLGPKVAAGGVPNIGFVAEPPPYAPPDPKAVHLLYPPFPQGPVLFQPGPSPQALYPPPATPLYPAPTPQQLFAPFPVYNSAMAGMPAPAMVEHRPLPKDYMMESVLVTLFCCLLTGLIAIVYSHEDLL; this comes from the exons ATGGACGCAG GAGCACACACGAAAGGGGGCACCGACCCCGTGGCCCCTGAGGACGCCCGAGGCCCCGAGCTCCCGCAGCTCCCGCGCCGCCCGCAGCCCCTGGATGAGGACGGAGGCCCCCGTGAGGAAGCGGCTGCCGACGGGGGCAGCACCCCCGCCCCGGAGGAGCCCCTGGCCGACTCCGAGGCCGAAGCCTCGGCGGCTACCCCAGCCCAAGCTCAGGCTGCGGGCGGTGCCAGGCTGGGGCCCAAGGTGGCGGCGGGCGGCGTCCCCAACATCGGCTTCGTGGCTGAGCCCCCGCCCTATGCGCCGCCGGACCCCAAGGCTGTGCACCTGCTGTACCCACCCTTCCCCCAGGGGCCGGTCCTGTTCCAGCCGGGGCCCTCGCCCCAGGCCCTCTACCCGCCGCCAGCCACGCCCCTCTACCCTGCGCCCACCCCGCAGCAGCTGTTCGCACCGTTTCCAGTG TACAACAGCGCCATGGCCGGCATGCCTGCGCCCGCCATGGTGGAGCACCGGCCCCTGCCCAAGGACTACATGATGGAGTCGGTGCTGGTGACCCTGTTCTGCTGCCTGCTCACTGGGCTCATCGCCATCGTGTACTCCCACGAG GATCTGCTCTAG